A window of Malania oleifera isolate guangnan ecotype guangnan chromosome 5, ASM2987363v1, whole genome shotgun sequence contains these coding sequences:
- the LOC131155621 gene encoding mechanosensitive ion channel protein 10-like, whose product MREEHNDAMKKATPNQVVLFMDQRNELADQRSRKEDTEVGTVSTGDGKLQSVVRKQILRPLSFSKPKARLADVNYSIPQKSLINESSQESDPTVFGDNHSTDDDYNTDDEWDEGLEEDGETYWKKYRKRSKFYWRVIIEWVMFVLITFFLLCSLTVTSLKQQLKWGIEIWKWCLMVLVIFCGRLISGWVVGVFVFIIERNFMLREKVLYFVYGLWKSFQNCIWLGLVLLAWAFMFNARMHKKNKLLRKVFQALVAFLIGATIWLVKIILVKVLASSFHVAIYFDRMKESVFHHYILDTLSGPPMNEAEVLAEEEHRRRTLVRTKSLPERWRNAYKSKKYGSRRIEIEKLRLLSMESTTSAWSMKRLMSYVMSFGLSTISKTVDDFGKAGSEISSEWEARNCAYRIFKNVAKPGAKHIEEEDLSRFLKRVEIHTIFPLFEGALKTGRISRSSFKNWVVRAYFERKSLAHSLNDTEIAVQQLHKLASAIVAMIIFVESLMVIGLASTKIIVFVTTQLVLLGFMFQNMCKTIFESIIFVFVMHPFDIGDRCVVDGVQMVVEEMNILTTVFLRDDMGKIYYPNSVLLTKPISNFYRSPEMGDGIDFTIDASTSFETIVALKKAIQIYIKRKPKHWNPEHSVIVTEIENVHKMKMCLCLQHTINHQNYGERNNRISDLLLELKKIFESLGIKYHLLPQQVHLTHVVNTN is encoded by the exons ATGAGAGAGGAGCATAACGATGCGATGAAGAAAGCAACTCCGAACCAGGTGGTTCTGTTCATGGACCAACGAAATGAGTTAGCAGATCAGCGCTCGAGGAAAGAAGACACTGAGGTGGGCACGGTGAGTACCGGAGATGGGAAGTTGCAGTCGGTGGTGAGAAAGCAAATCCTTCGCCCTTTGAGCTTCTCAAAACCAAAGGCTCGACTTGCTGATGTAAACTATTCGATCCCTCAAAAATCATTGATCAATGAATCGAGCCAAGAATCGGACCCCACAGTGTTTGGTGACAACCACTCCACGGATGATGACTACAACACCGATGATGAGTGGGATGAAGGGCTTGAAGAAGATGGTGAGACATATTGGAAAAAGTACCGAAAGAGGAGTAAATTTTATTGGAGAGTTATAATAGAATGGGTGATGTTTGTGCTTATAACTTTTTTCTTGTTGTGCTCTCTTACTGTAACGTCTCTTAAGCAGCAGCTAAAATGGGGTATAGAGATTTGGAAATGGTGTCTAATGGTGCTTGTCATTTTTTGCGGGCGCCTAATCTCTGGTTGGGTTGTGGGAGTTTTCGTTTTCATCATTGAGCGAAACTTCATGCTTCGTGAGAAGGTCTTATACTTTGTCTATGGATTGTGGAAGAGCTTCCAAAACTGCATATGGCTAGGACTAGTTTTGCTCGCATGGGCCTTCATGTTTAATGCGAGGATGCACAAGAAGAACAAGTTACTCAGGAAGGTCTTCCAAGCCCTAGTGGCATTCTTGATCGGCGCCACCATATGGCTCGTCAAGATTATCCTAGTTAAGGTCTTGGCCTCATCATTCCATGTGGCAATCTATTTTGATCGCATGAAAGAGAGCGTGTTCCACCACTACATTCTTGACACATTATCTGGACCGCCTATGAACGAGGCAGAAGTGTTGGCAGAAGAGGAGCATCGTCGTCGCACCTTGGTGCGGACAAAGTCGTTGCCCGAGAGGTGGAGGAATGCATACAAGTCGAAGAAGTATGGATCAAGAAGGATCGAGATAGAGAAGCTGAGGCTACTGTCCATGGAGAGTACAACATCGGCATGGAGCATGAAGAGGCTGATGAGCTACGTGATGTCATTTGGGTTGTCGACAATTTCAAAAACCGTGGATGATTTTGGGAAGGCAGGGTCGGAGATATCTAGCGAGTGGGAGGCTAGGAATTGTGCATATAGGATCTTCAAGAATGTTGCCAAACCTGGTGCAAA GCACATTGAAGAGGAGGACTTATCGAGATTCTTAAAAAGGGTTGAGATTCATACAATATTCCCACTCTTTGAAGGAGCCCTCAAGACCGGAAGAATTTCAAGGTCTTCTTTCAAAAATTGGGTG GTACGAGCTTATTTTGAACGAAAGTCCTTGGCACATTCCTTAAACGATACTGAGATAGCAGTGCAACAACTTCATAAGTTAGCCAGTGCAATCGTTGCGATGATCATATTCGTGGAGTCTCTTATGGTGATAGGTTTGGCATCAACAAAGATTATTGTTTTTGTGACAACGCAACTAGTTCTCTTGGGGTTCATGTTCCAGAACATGTGTAAAACCATATTTGAGTCCATCATCTTTGTCTTTGTCATGCATCCATTTGACATTGGAGATCGTTGTGTTGTTGATGGGGTTCAG ATGGTGGTGGAAGAGATGAATATTTTAACTACAGTGTTCCTTAGAGATGATATGGGGAAGATATATTACCCCAATTCAGTTTTACTCACCAAACCGATTAGTAATTTTTATCGAAGTCCAGAAATGGGTGATGGAATTGACTTCACAATCGATGCCTCCACATCTTTTGAAACTATAGTTGCTCTCAAGAAAGCCATACAAAT ATACATAAAGAGGAAACCAAAGCACTGGAACCCGGAACACTCTGTGATAGTGACAGAGATTGAAAATGTGCACAAGATGAAGATGTGCCTTTGTCTTCAACACACCATCAACCATCAAAATTATGGTGAAAGAAACAATCGCATCTCAGATCTTCTGTTGGAGTTGAAGAAAATCTTTGAGAGCCTTGGAATCAAGTACCATCTTCTTCCTCAACAGGTCCATCTGACTCATGTAGTCAACACTAACTAG